The sequence below is a genomic window from Lolium perenne isolate Kyuss_39 chromosome 7, Kyuss_2.0, whole genome shotgun sequence.
GTGCGGCGTGGCCGAGCGGGTGTGTCGCCGGCGAAGGTCGAGCGCGGCGTGGCCCAGCCGGTGATTCGCCGGCGGAGGTCGAGTGCGCTGGGGCCGTGCGGGCGTCGTCGGAtgcacaccaccaccacgtcTGGTTCCTAGCGTTTGGAGATGGGAGATGCAGACGAGAGCAGGCTGAGACGATGAAGAAGATAAGGGAATTTATTCCATGACAGCCTGGCCACGTGCACCATAAACTACCAAAAAAGTCACTGTTTCTTGTACACCGTTAGATGGAGATCGTGGGGCCCGAGCGGGGAGCACCCTGTAACACAACAGAGTGCCCCGGCAGTAAATAGAATTTGGGCTAATTAAAGCGAGCGCGCGGGCGACCACAGGAGCTCCTGCCTCGCCACGTCACCGATCCGCGTGCCCCCACGCTTCCAACGGTCCGATCACGCCGACCCGAGCAATCCCATCCGTCCGCGTCACTCCTGCGATCAGCTGACTCACTCTCACTCCCACACTCTCGACACGCATCACTCACCCGGAGCACCCGgagaagaaaaaaaatagaaacataAAAAAAGAGGAAGCCAGCCCTTCCTGCCTCCTCTGCATTTCTTATCTATCCTGATCCAAATCCACCTCCCTGCGCACACACCTCCTCTCGGCAACAAAATCCCCCACCCCTGCCCTGCCCTCCTCCCAGCTGCTCCGCCATGGCCACCGAGGAAGCCGCCAAGCCGGCCCCGCTCCCGCCGTATCCCGAGGTACTCCACACGATCCCTGTCCTGCGGTTTCTCGcgctgtttttttgttttgtgatCTGACGGCGATTTCCAAGAATATTACTGCGCTGGCTCGAGCCGGAGCTGGATCTTTGACGCCGCGCTGTTTCCGTGGACCGCAGATGATACTGGCGGCCATCGAGGCGCTGAACGAGAAGTCCGGGTCGAACAAGTCGGCCATCTCCAAGCACATCGAGGGCAAGTACGGCGACATGCCGCCGACGCACGGCTCGCTCCTCACGGCGCACCTGGCGCGCATGAAGGAGTCCGGCGAGCTCATCTTCCTCAAGAACAACTACTTCCGCGCCGACGCGCCGGATGCGCCGCCCAAGCGGGGCCGCGGCCGCCCGCCCAAGGACCCCAACGCGCCGCCCAAGACCCCCACCACCTCCCCGCGCCCCCGCGGCCGCCCGCCCAAGGCTAAGGACCCCGAAGCCGAAGCCGACAAGCCGCCCAAGAAGCCCAAGACAGCACCCGCCCCTGCACCTGCGGCCGACGGATCCACCCCCGCCAAGCGCGGCCGCGGCCGTCCCCCCAAGGTACGCCCCGCCGAGCCGACGGCGGCCTGACCCTCCACCGTCCGCCGCTCGCCGCGCGCTCTGGGGCATGCGCGGCAATTGGTGTCTCCGGATTATTATTATTCGTGCGCTTGTTGATCTAGGGTTCAGCTGCTCTCTTCTTCTGCATCTAGTCAGTACCTCTAATTGTCCGTGCCTGCTGCGCTCCTAGTGTCGATTGATGGAGTAATTAGGAGGGTTCGATCTGTCGCTGTCGTGTGGACCTAGTGTTTCCTACTGCTGCTCATCTAGTGCTGCTGTTGTAAGCTAAGATTAATTAGGATGATAAGTGTGCTGATTAATCAGCTAATGTGGATCCATTTGTACAATTCATGTCTGTGTGATTGGTGATTGTTCCAGTTAGTGAGTGTGTCCTGTGATAATCAGTGGCTGTACCAGCTGCTGCTCCTTTTTCCTTGTGCTGAAATGtgcctttttttttttgcttcggcCCAGTTGTAAGAGTTTTAGAGATGGAAACCAGAAATGTAGACCCAGCTACACATAGCTCGGTCTTTGAAAAATTCAAAGTCGCCAGTTTAAAGCTTTAAAACATTCTAAAATATATCTACATGTCAACAATGTTGTCTTCTCCACCTTGTAAAATTTCAACTTTAAATACCATATATTCGGTGCtgtgcaaaaataacaaaatatcAAGTGTTGTCAGATTTTGTCTTTTTCTTCCTGGCCCGAATGTAAGGTGTTTTGAGCTGAAATTTTGCCAGTACGTAGATCGCAACATTGTCTACATCATGATTTATTTTCAGTTTTTTTAAAAACTTATTATATTGTGTTGAAAAAAGAGTGAGCTACGTATGGCTTGAGAGGATCCTATTACTCAGTTCTGTTGTTtaggtttttttgttttttaggaTTAGAAATCCATAGATTTTTTCCTATGCTCTCCTTTGTATGCATTTTCAAAGTTCTTTCCCGTCAGTCTGAGGAGAATTTTCCTGTGTTGACAACTGTAGAATAGACATAATCCTTCATAGAAATTATGTTTTTCTTTTGTTGGGATGCAAACCAAATGAGATCCCATTACACAATCCTGTACTTCTAACTCCCGTAGGAACAAATTGGAATCCTTCAAACCAAAGAAAGACAATAACGTCACATAAAACAATTCAATTAGTACCATTTGTCTTGCATAAAATTTATTGTGTGCCTACGAAGCTTTTTTTAACATGGAACACTCATATTCCATTAAATCATGGCTAAATCGCCGGATACTAGGTGGGTAACAAAACTAGTATAGCTCGCCATCCATGTATAATGGTTCTCGTGAGCTGCTCCTACACCCAAAGCGGAACCGGCTCCTATAACTTTGAGGAGCAAAGTCACTGAAAAGAATGAAACAGAGTCAGGACATCTTAAGCATTTGTACCATATTATATGATGTAATAATTACTGTAGACATAAAATTTTGAAATAAATTTTATTACACTATAATTTTGTCTGGCCTTAATCCTACAGTTTTGAAGAAGGAAGGCTACTGTAGCATAGCTGACTTTACTCCTCAATGTCAGAGGATCCCGTCCCACCCAAAGCCGCTAGCCGTCACATTTCGCGGAGCAAAAACAACACTAGCATCAATTAAATTATCTGCAATCTAAATTTTAAATCACTAATGATGATGCTAATTGGAGAAAGATCATACTCCGAAGAGATCATGGCTTGATGAAGAGATCATGGATTTGGTCGAAGTGTTCAGGCGGCAGTGCCGGATTGATGTAGCCGGTAGTGCCGGACTGCTTCCgatggcagtgccggcctggaacAGCCGATAGTGCTGGACTGCATCCACCGGCGGCAGTGCCATCCTGGGGCAGTTTCAGCAtatttcttttcttcctttttagGAAATCGATTTCAACAAAGATGACCATTTACTTCATCTACCACACTTAGCAACATGTTAAATTATCGTCGGTGTTGttgtcaaacacacaaaaccctaaagatcatgaaatgttctttcactCGCGCGAGTCGCGAACGGAAACGAGCCACAGCTGGAGTACCCCGCACCGACGCGGAGCTAGGCGCCGCATAATATGGCCTTCGTGTTGTCGTCATCTTCCTCAAGGTTGTCGTCAAGGCCACCTCCGCGAGCGCGTTGAGGACATCGAGGAGTGGTGGCCTCTACATGGCAAGGCTgctccgccgccgctgctgccgacATGGATGAGGTGGCCGAAGTGGGAGGACGATGCCGGTGGCTCCTCGCGGCTGAAGAAGCCGAAGGCGAGGTGTGGACGTCGTTGCCGAAGTACCAGGCGAGCCAGCTCCGCTTCGCGGCGACAGAAGGCCCGGAGGAGTTCCCAGGGCAGCGAGCGGCCATACTGGTGTCAGCCACCGACGACTTCGCAGCGGCGTGGTCGCGCTCCAAGGCAAAGGAGGCGGCTCGGGATCGTCGTCAAGCTTGACGACTCCCCCTCCCCCACCCCCCGGTGTGGCAGCGACCCGACAAGGCCTGCAGCAACCAGCCGCCGCTGAAGCACGAGCCCAAGGACGACGGGTCCGACGACGGCGACTACAAATTGTTCTACCGCTACCTCAGGCTTCATTAGTTTCTTTTATTATTTCTTATTAATGTTGTTTGTATAAGTTTGTATAGTCTGTGTCGTGTTCGCGCCATATATATGCTACGTTTCCTTTGGTTGTGCCTTTTTCGAATTTGGAGGACATTTATAGGAGGGTCGGGTGGGTAAATGGCTCTAACATAAAAAAACTAATCACCACCGCTCCCATACAACTGGCAAATTGGCTCAGACGCCGTATAGaggcacgagtggagatgctcttagctgttacttggtttgtatttGCTCATCTGCGGCTTCGTGAGAGCTTTGATTTTGCTACGGAAAGCCACAAGGATGAACTCCAGTGATCTCGCCATCttaacaaaaataacaaaaaagTTATAAGCTATCAAAAAATCTAAATTTTTATTGATAGCTTATAACTTACAATCATGCAAATTCTCAATTCGAAAATCCTTTTATTTTGTGCTagataaaaatgacaaaatttgATATCTTTTGGATATTTCAAAATGACTGCTAACATCTACATTTTTaacatttttgtgtagctcataATATAAAGTATTTGAAATCAATATCTTacacgtttgtgggatacatcattgactatatgcaaaaaaaaaaaattgaaaattaaAAATATAGTTTTTGATGTCTTTTAAAAACGAGATCACTAGTATCAATGTGCATCAAATCTCTATCCAGACATAGATGTACCTTTTGACTAGACGGCGATTTGTCAAAGATGCTAGCGTCAAAAATCCTTTTGCGTGTCACGTGTGATAGCCATCCTCCCACTCTAGTACTTTTACTACGAAACAAAGAAGCCACCAAAAATAGAGTGGTGTTTTGGTTCATAGATACATATAAATTtattaataaaaataaaaatgtatAAAACATGAAATTAGAATATTAAACATTTTGAAATAAACTTTTACTTCTACAAGCTGAAGTTTTATGTTTGTACATAAGTTTTTGGGAAACAAGAAATTTTTATGTGGCATGTGTAAAAAAACAAATATTTTTTTACGTGAATACTCTAGAGCAGCAATTTTTTCTTTTCTACATAGGACCCAAAATGGTTCTTTTTCCCGAAAACTTATGCACAGACATAGAATGCTTAGATCTACATGCAGTTTATTTTAGAGTTTTAACATTTCAAAATGTGTTTTCACGCAAGGGATTCCTATAATCCGTAAGCTAAATTGAATTTTCCTCGAAAAGCTgcctttaaaaaaaaaacaacacATGCTTACGTGTAAATTTCTTCAATCGCACCTTGCAATTCGATGGTGATTCCTATACATTGCTCATTAGCGATGGTATGCATGCACGATGGATACCTTGGGCCACGCCCAGTATCGCGCCAACAGCTACCGGTGTTCTGCGTCGGTTTTTTCCGGTTCCAGTCATGTTGGTTCTTTTCGGGGTTTTTTTTGTTCTTTCGTTTTGTGGTTCTTTCGTTTTTTCATTTCCTTTCGTTTTTTCACTAAAAAACCTAAACATTTTTAAAATTCAAATTTTGTTCTGTTTTGAAATTCTGCTTAGATTCAaaatttgtttgaattcaaaatttgttTTAAATTTGCTCAGTTTTTAAATTTTGTTCAGTTTCGAAATTTTTTTGAATTAAAATTTTGTTCTATTTTGAAATTTGCCCAGTTTCAAAATTTGCTCGAATTCAAATTTTGCTCTATTTCGAAATTTGCTCGAATTCAAATTTGCTCACTTTATTTCGATTTTTGATATATCTTACAATCATGCAAAATCTCAACTCGAAAATCTTTTTATTTTGTGGTAGATAAAAAAAGATAAAATCTGATATCTTTTGGATATTTGAAAATGACTACTAAGATCTACACTTTTAACATTTTTGGGTAGCTCGTAATATAAAGTATTTGAAATCAAAATCGTACACCGTTTGTGGGATACATCATTGACTATgcgatttttttaaaaaagttgAAACTTAAAAATATAATTTTTGATTTCTTTTAAAAACAAGATCACTCTATCAATGTGCATCAAATCTCTATTCAGACATAGATGTACCTTTTGACTAGACGGCGATTTGTCAAAGATGCTAGCGTCAAAAATCCTTTTGCGTGTCACCGTGCGATAGCCATCTCCAACTCTAGTACTTTTACTACGAAACAAAGAAGCCACCAAAAATAGAgtggtgttttggctcatagatacatataaatttattaaaaataaaaatgtaCAAAACATGAAATTAAAATATTAAAAATTCTGAATAAACTTTTACTTCTACAAGCTGAAGATTTATGTTCGTACATAAGTTTTTGGGAAACAAGAAAATTTTATGTGGCATGTGTAAAAAAAACAAATATTTTTTACCTGAATACCGTAGAGCaacaattttttttcttttctacaTAGGACCCAAAATGGTTCTTTTTCCCGAAAACTTATGTACAAACATAGAATGCTTAGATATTTTAGAATTTTAGCATTTCAAAATGTGTTTTCACCCAAGGTATTTCTATAACCAGTAAGCTAAATTGAATTTTCCTCGAAAAGCTGCCTTTCTAAAAAAAATTGCACATGCTTACTTGTAAAATTCTTCAATCAGCTCCTCGCAATTCGATGGTGATTCCTATACATCGCTCATTAGCGATGGCACGCACGCACAACGGATACCTTGGGCCACGCCCAGTATCGCGCCAACAACTACCGGTGTTCTGCGTCGGTTTTTTCCGGTTCCAGTCACGCTAGTTCTTTTCAGGTTTTTTTGTTCTTTCGTTTTTTGGTTCTTTTTTTTTATTTCCTTTCCTTTTTTTTACTAAAAAACGTAAACATTTTTAAAATTCAAATTTTGTTCTGTTttgaaatttgctcagttttgaaaTTCTGCTTagattcaaaatttgttcaaattcatttttttgttttaaaTTTTCTCATTATTTAAATTTTGTTCAGTTTCGATATTTGTTCAAATTCAAGTTTTGTTCTATTTTGAAATTTGCCCAGTTTCCAAATTTtcttgaattcaaattttgctGTATTTTGAAATTTGCTCAAATTGAAATTTTGTTATATTTTGAAATTTTCTCACTTTTGAAATTTTGTTCAGTATCGAAAtttattttgaattcaaattttgttcTATTTCAAAATTTTCTCAGTTTCCATTGAAATTTGTTCAACTTCAAAAAAGGTGCAATTCTTGCAGAAGGAGATTCGAACTCGAGCCTGTGTACTGGTCAATCGGAGCTGAAGCCACTGGATTTGTGCTCGTATGATGTTGCATGCCAGAGAAAGTTTCTATTTATTTTCGGTGAGCGAATgaattaatgggccagcccaccaGGAAGCGGGCGCGGGGAGCAGTGGGTGCGGCGGTTAATCCCGGGAACTGCTTTACACCGACCTGCTCGGTAGGGAGCAGATGCGCACACCCTCCGGCCATATGTGGGCTCGGACCATCAGACACGTATTTATCTTTTTTTCTTTTACGTTTTTTATCAAAAAAATTACTAGATCAAACTGGTAATTTTTGaaatgaacatttttaaaatctgATCAATCCTTTATTTTTTGAACAATTTCGAATATTGAACAATTTTAAATTTTTTAGAATTTGaataatttgaacaatttttgaattgtaacaaatttcagatctgaactattttcaaaatttgaacaaatttcgactCTGAACATTTCTCAAAATTTGAACAGATTTCGAGTCTGAAcacttttcgaatttgaacaaatttaaaaTCTGAATATTTTTTGAATTTCAAGATTTTTAATTTTAATATTTCGAAAAAATcaattttgaacaaattttgaatctaaacattttttagatttgaacaattttcgaacctaacaaatttgaataatttttgatttttttttatttgaaaaTTTTCGAATTGATTATTTTTGAGTCATAACAATTTCCGAATCCGAAACAGAAAAACAAACAGAAAAAATActaaagaaaaaagaagagaacatAAAACGAGATAAGCAAATTCCCAAAAAATGTGAATTGGGCCTGGCCCATATGGGGGTTTGCGGCGTCGGCAGGTCAGTGTATGGGATTCGCTGTTAATCCCGCACGCACTAAGCGGGGGAAAACCTATACACTGgccaggtcggtggctaccgaCAACCGCACAGGTGTGGGCCTGGTTCAGGTAGGCTTTTTTCGTTTTCGTTTtcgttttttttctctttttttctcttttttctgtttcctttttttttttgctttctctTTTCGGTTTTCTTTATATTTATTTTACATATTTGgaaaaaattaaaatttaaaaattgttcaaatgagaaaatgtttaaattaaaaaatgttcgaaTTTGAAAATCGTTCAATTTTAAGAAACGTCCAAATCTGAAAATCGTTCAAAAGGCGAAAATGTTCGTATCAAAAACGATTTTTTTATAATTATTTTTAAAAAGTTTGGATTTAAAATATGTTGATATTCAAAAATTATCGAAATTCAAAAAACAATAAAAAAatacgaaaaatgttcaaatttaaaaatctgaaaatgttcaatcttcaaaaatgttcaagttcaaaaaatgtttaaattttgaaaatatttaaaTTTCATAAAAAACTAAAATTTTAAAATTCCAGATTTTAAAAATCGGATCTAAAAAGAATGAGCTTTCGAAAAACAAAGAATGGGCCGGTCCAACAACCCGCCTGGGGCTGTGCGGCGCCTGGTCTGTGCCGAGCAGATTGGCATATACCACCCCCCTCCCTCAAGCGGCCTATAGGCGCGCCCCAATTCGATGTATATTTCTATGGATCCATTGTGCAGCAACATTCCTGCTTTCCGCGGACGGCCGCCGGTCAAACACGGACATTGTACATCCGAAAACCATTATGTGGCGTCTCCATCATACAAAATCTAAGTATTCTTTTCAACATCTTCCATGTCTTGTCAATAAAATGACAAGTCACACATAAATATCCTAGCCTCTGGTTGGAAGTCCACATGTCCGCAGTTAGTGAGACCCGAGCACCACAATTCTTTAACGTTTTCCGTAACATTGATCTTTGCTCTTTGTAGGACTCCATGCAATCATCTTTTATTGTTGTTCTTGAAACCATGTTGAACGTAGGATTCAAACTCTTCACAAACTTTACAAAGCCACTGTATGCCACAAACGAGAATGGTAACCCATGCTGAACTATCATGTTTGCAAGGTGCTTCCTGGACTCTTCTTGACTGTAGTGCCAATCATCCAAGGCAAGGCATTTTGGTGATGATGAAGAAGCACGCATTTTTTGCCACCATCTCATGCATGTTACTCCTCACAACACAAGTCTTTAGATGGATACGGATATGGTTAGTCCCTGAACTCTGAGAGGCAAGAAACACTTCGTGGCAATGCTTGCAGCGATCTTGAGAAACTTTTCCATGATCATATATAGGACTAAAATCTTTCCAACTCTGTGATTTCAGTTTCCTTGGTCGATGCCTCCATTGAAGATGTGGAGATGGGAAATGCACACTAACATTTGGTATTGATGGTGATTCTAACTTCCTCCGTTTGGCTTGAGGGGACACTCCCTTCCTTGATGACGCCACTCTCGCAAACATGCCTATGGATGATCTCAACAATGCTGCCTGAGGTGATGTCACCGGCTGTAGTTTTCTCTTCAAACGCTTCCTCTTCACATCCCTATTTGGTTCATGTTCAATGGCGGCATAAGCATCCTCATCTTTAAGAATGGGATGTCCAACATCAACAATGTGGCAAGGGAACTCAAAAACTGCTCCTGGATAGACTGTTTCTTCTTCCTTGAGGTACTTCAGATCAAGTTTCGTTCACCTCCATGGTTCCTCTTTCTTGATTTCCTCAAGTTCgatccttttcctttttcttctctttcttcttcATATGCAGGTTTATTGAGGCATCCTCTTCCTCTGGAACACACAGTGAATGAGCTTGTTCAGCGTCACCAGGCATATGGGGCTCAACAGGAAACTGGGTTTTGTCGACACCACCTAACTGTTGCTCTTTCTTGATTTTCAAAAGTTCCGTCCTCttcctttcctttttttttcttcatcTTTAGTTGCGGCTTTTTTGAGGCATCCTCTTACTCTGGAATAGGCAGTAAATGGGTCTGAACAATGTTGCTTGCTGGATCCTCCACGTCCATTGGCTTCTGGGTCTTCTCATTGCAACTCTTCTTAGCTTTTGGGTCTATTTCATCCTGCATTTCAGACACAAACATTCAAGCATATGTATACGCAATCCACCCtc
It includes:
- the LOC127318602 gene encoding HMG-Y-related protein A, whose protein sequence is MATEEAAKPAPLPPYPEMILAAIEALNEKSGSNKSAISKHIEGKYGDMPPTHGSLLTAHLARMKESGELIFLKNNYFRADAPDAPPKRGRGRPPKDPNAPPKTPTTSPRPRGRPPKAKDPEAEADKPPKKPKTAPAPAPAADGSTPAKRGRGRPPKVRPAEPTAA